Sequence from the Sanguibacter keddieii DSM 10542 genome:
GCGCAGGCGCGTGCCGTGCGTGACGCCGTCGGCCAGGTGGTGCTCTACACGCCCGTCGTGGCCAAGAAGGACTTCGACGTCGCGGTCTCGTACCTCGTGCGCCGCCTCGAGGAGAACTCGGCCTCGCAGAACTTCGTGCACGCCCTGTTCGCCGGTGACGAGACCTCGGGCGAGCACGCCGAGGGCGGCACGCCGATGGACCACCAGGAGCAGGCGTTCCGCGACTCGGTCGCCGCGAGCGAGACGGTCTCGACGACGCCTCGCCGTGCCGAGCGCCCTGCCCCCGCGACGCTCGTCGCGGGCCAGCCCTTCGTCAACGCGCCCGACACCGACCCCGCGGTCGAGTCGGCGCGTGCCTGGGCGCACGTCGTCGTGTCCCCCGAGACCGCCGCACGGCTCGCCGCGTCGGTCCCGGAGGCGACCGTGCTGGCCGTCCCCGCCGACGTCGACTCCGTCGTCGCCCGGGCCGCCGAGGTCGCGGGCACGTGGCGCGCCACGACCGGCGCCCAGCGCCGGGAGGTGCTCCTCACGGCAGCCCGCCTGCTCGAGGAGGCTCGGACGGACCTCGTCGGCACCATGGTCCACGAGGCCCGCAAGACCGTCGGCGAGGCCGACCCCGAGGTCAGCGAGGCCGTCGACTTCGCCGCGTTCTACGCGGAGTCTGCCGCGCAGCTCGACGAGGTGCCCGGCGCGACCTTCACGCCCGAGGGGCTCACCGTGGTCACACCGCCGTGGAACTTCCCGGTCGCGATCCCGCTCGGCTCGGTCCTCGGCCCGCTCGCCGCCGGCTCCCCCGTGATCATCAAGCCGTCGCACGTGACGCCGCGCTGCGCGGCCGTCGGTGTCGACGCGATCCGGCGCGCGCTCGTCGAGCACGGCTACGAGGCAGACCTCGTGCAGCTGGTCTCGGCCGACGAGGGCGAGGTCGGGCGTCGTCTCGTCACGCACCCGGAGGTGTCGCGCGTGGTGCTCACCGGCTCGATCGAGACGGCCGAGCTCTTCGCGGGGTGGCGCCCCGACCTGCACGTCTTCGCGGAGACGTCGGGCAAGAACACGCTCGTCGTGACCGCGGCGGCCGACATCGACCTCGCGGTCAAGGACATCGTGCGCTCGGCCTTCGGCCACGCCGGGCAGAAGTGCTCGGCGGCGTCGCTCCTCGTCCTCGTCGGCGCCGTCGGGCGCTCCGCCCGTCTGCACCGCCAGCTGGTCGACGCCGTGCGGTCCCTGGCCGTCGGACCCGCGACCGAGCTCGCGACCACCACGGGTCCGCTCACGGTCGAGCCGGGCGAGAAGCTGCACCGTGCGCTGACGACCCTCGACGAGGGCGAGCGCTGGGTGGTCGAGCCGCGCGAGGTCCCCGGGACCGACCACCTGTGGACGCCGGGCGTCAAGGCAGGCGTCCAGCCCGGCTCGTGGTTCCACCTCACCGAGGTGTTCGGCCCCGTGCTGGGTATCGTCCGTGTCGACACGCTCGACGAGGCGCTCGAGGTGCAGAACGCGGTGTCCTTCGGCCTCACCGGTGGGATCCACTCCCTCGACGAGGCGGAGATCGCGCACTGGCTCGAGAACGTCCAGGTGGGCAACGCGTACATCAACCGCCACATCACCGGGGCGATCGTGCAGCGCCAGCCCTTCGGCGGGTGGAAGGCGTCGGTCGTCGGACCGGGTGCCAAGGCCGGCGGCCCGAGCTACGTCGCGCAGTTCGGCGACTGGTCGGACGACGCCTCCGTCCCCGACCGCACGTCCGCACCGGAGGAGTGGCTCGCGTGGGCCGCGGCCGACGACGCGGCGTGGTGGGAGCGCGAGATGGGCGTCGAGCACGACCCGACAGGTCTCGACTCGGAGTCCAACGTGCTCCGCTACCGCCCCGTCCCGACCCTCACGGTGCGCGTCGCGGCCGACGCCGTCGACATCGAGGCCGACCGCGTGCTGCACGCGGCGTCCGTGGCGGGCGTGCCGGTCACGGTCAGCTCGGCCGAGGTCGAGGACGCCGCGGCCTTCGCCGCGCGCGTCGCCGCGGGCGAGGTCGAGGGGCGCATCCGCGTCGTCGGCTCCGAGCCTGGTCTCCGCGAGGCGGCCGCGTCGCACGTCGGGTCGGTCACCGTGCTCGACGCACCTGTCGTCGCGAGCGGTCGTCGCGAGCTCATGACGGTGGTCCGCGAGCAGGCAGTGTCCCAGACCCGCCACCGCTACGGGCACCTCGAGCGCGGCTGACGTACCCGACGCCCGGGCCCTGGGGACGCCCCCGGGGCCCGGGCGTCGTCGTCTCCTGGGTCGCCCTCTGCCTGGTCCTACGCGATCGGCGAGCAGCCACGGACGGTCTCGGTCTCCCGCGTCACCCGGGTCGACCGGCACGGCTACGACGTGGCGCCGGTGGTCCGGGTGCTGGCCATGCTCGTCGGCGGCTGACGCTAGCCCGCGCTCCCGTCGGTCGTCGCGTTCGGCTCGAGGGTGCCCTGCGGGCCTCCCCCTCCGCCACCGGCGCCTCCTGCACCGCCCGGGCCGCCGAAGGCACCGGGCCCACCGGTCACGGCCTCGCCCTCCGCGATGCTGGTCGCCGCGACGGAGCTGTCCGCGGCCGTCTCGCCCGTGACGGTCACCGTGTCGCCGACCGCGAGCGCCGAGACGTCCGCGACCTCGGTGGTCGTCACGGTGGTGCTGTCCGTGGTCGTCACCGTGATCTCGGTGCCGTCGGCGAGGGTCACCGTGAGCGTGCCGTCGGAGATGCCGGTGACCTCCCCGGAGGTGAGCCCGCCGGGCAGCATGCCGCCGTCGGGAGCAGCCCCACCGGAGGTGCCGTCGGGAGCGGTGCCGTCGGGAGCAGTGCCGTCTGGAGCCGTGCCGTCCGTCGCTGGGTCGGGGGCCGTGCCGCCCGCGGCCGACCCGGCCCCACCACCGGTCGCGGCTCCCGTGGCGGGTGCCGCGACGGCGCTGGTCCCGTCGTCTCCGGAGTCGTCGCCCGTCGCGGACCCGACCAGCAGCCCGCCGACGAACAGCGCACCCGCCGCGGCGACCCCGCCGATCGCGAGACCGGCACCGGCACGGCGCCGTCCGTCCGGGCGGGCACCGGCCGAGCTGTTGAGGTACGCCGCGTGCGTCGCCTGGTCGGTCGTCGGCTCCGTCGTCGGGACAGCCGCCTGAGCGGGGAGCGGGTCGGGGGCCTCGTGAGGGAGCTCCTGAGGAACCTGAGAGACGGGAGGGAGCGGCTGGGTCGTGTCGGG
This genomic interval carries:
- a CDS encoding bifunctional proline dehydrogenase/L-glutamate gamma-semialdehyde dehydrogenase, which translates into the protein MSLSLTQLTDDAATLARTWMAATAAGQTAAERRTTHRLAQLVSDPAGLEFAVRFVDRVARPDDLQVAAHELAELRSVASAPGAFLNPVDRLLVTAGTIAAPLLPGVVVPAARTRLRQLVGHLVVDDGPRLAKHIAKATADGFRLNINLLGEAVLGQQEAGHRAERILALIARPDISYVSVKTSAVVSQLSTWDTADSTERVLETVRPLYLAAKERGTFINLDMEEYHDLDLTVAVFLRLMEDPELLGLEMGIVLQAYLPDSGAALDVLTEAATARRTAGGARVKVRLVKGANLAMEKVDAELHGWEQAPYDTKPDVDANYVRVLDRALDPARTDAVRIGVASHNLFDVALAHLMASDRGVSEALDVEMLQGMAPAQARAVRDAVGQVVLYTPVVAKKDFDVAVSYLVRRLEENSASQNFVHALFAGDETSGEHAEGGTPMDHQEQAFRDSVAASETVSTTPRRAERPAPATLVAGQPFVNAPDTDPAVESARAWAHVVVSPETAARLAASVPEATVLAVPADVDSVVARAAEVAGTWRATTGAQRREVLLTAARLLEEARTDLVGTMVHEARKTVGEADPEVSEAVDFAAFYAESAAQLDEVPGATFTPEGLTVVTPPWNFPVAIPLGSVLGPLAAGSPVIIKPSHVTPRCAAVGVDAIRRALVEHGYEADLVQLVSADEGEVGRRLVTHPEVSRVVLTGSIETAELFAGWRPDLHVFAETSGKNTLVVTAAADIDLAVKDIVRSAFGHAGQKCSAASLLVLVGAVGRSARLHRQLVDAVRSLAVGPATELATTTGPLTVEPGEKLHRALTTLDEGERWVVEPREVPGTDHLWTPGVKAGVQPGSWFHLTEVFGPVLGIVRVDTLDEALEVQNAVSFGLTGGIHSLDEAEIAHWLENVQVGNAYINRHITGAIVQRQPFGGWKASVVGPGAKAGGPSYVAQFGDWSDDASVPDRTSAPEEWLAWAAADDAAWWEREMGVEHDPTGLDSESNVLRYRPVPTLTVRVAADAVDIEADRVLHAASVAGVPVTVSSAEVEDAAAFAARVAAGEVEGRIRVVGSEPGLREAAASHVGSVTVLDAPVVASGRRELMTVVREQAVSQTRHRYGHLERG
- a CDS encoding DUF5666 domain-containing protein → MSTDDTTQPQPRYPGPAVPPVPAPPDTTQPLPPVSQVPQELPHEAPDPLPAQAAVPTTEPTTDQATHAAYLNSSAGARPDGRRRAGAGLAIGGVAAAGALFVGGLLVGSATGDDSGDDGTSAVAAPATGAATGGGAGSAAGGTAPDPATDGTAPDGTAPDGTAPDGTSGGAAPDGGMLPGGLTSGEVTGISDGTLTVTLADGTEITVTTTDSTTVTTTEVADVSALAVGDTVTVTGETAADSSVAATSIAEGEAVTGGPGAFGGPGGAGGAGGGGGGPQGTLEPNATTDGSAG